Proteins co-encoded in one Neovison vison isolate M4711 chromosome 9, ASM_NN_V1, whole genome shotgun sequence genomic window:
- the SWI5 gene encoding DNA repair protein SWI5 homolog, protein MAGLKGCSSALALDPPALHPPPRRGPRTPGLRRTQPGLSKSCRGTFRSPRPFPKSGQADGAGEESLHLDIQKLKEKRDLLDKEIVQLISEGYSVDELEDHISQLHEYNDIKDVGQMLLGKLATIRGVTTKELYPEFGLDVND, encoded by the exons ATGGCGGGCCTGAAGGGCTGCTCTTCCGCCCTCGCCCTGGACCCTCCTGCACTACATCCTCCTCCGAGACGGGGGCCTCGGACACCAGGGCTCCGGAG GACTCAGCCAGGACTTTCCAAAAGTTGCCGCGGGACCTTCCGATCCCCT CGGCCATTTCCCAAGTCTGGCCAGGCTGATGGGGCCGGTGAGGAGTCTCTGCACCTTGACAttcagaaactgaaggaaaagagGGACCTGCTGGACAAGGAGATCGTTCAGTTAATATCTGA agGCTACAGTGTGGATGAACTGGAGGACCACATCTCCCAGCTCCACGAGTATAATGACATCAAGGATGTAGGCCAGATGCTGCTAGGCAAACTAG ccACGATCCGAGGTGTCACCACCAAAGAACTGTATCCAGAATTTGGCCTGGATGTGAATGACTGA